The genomic window CAAATGAAGGGACGATCAGACAAGCAGAATGGTTGTACGATCATTATGTAGATCATGTTGTATTTGGAATGTTGGCGTCTGAATGGGGAAAGACCGAGTGAATGAGCTCGGTCTTTATTAAGGTTACTAGTGGGCATGTTGTACATGTCTTTTGTAAGAATGAGCCTGGAAAGTAAGGAACGAAACGATGTCGTTTCAAACCCCTGGAAGAATTAGAGACAATTGTGTTAATGGAGAAGGAAGGGACGACTCTTCACGAGTAAGATGTCATTTCCATTCGTGAGGTTTGTTACATCTCGTTTCTTGTAAGACAGAAGACATTGGTTCCTAATGATGGCGATACTCTTTTTGTGTTAGGTGCAAACAAGGTTAAAGCAGGGAGTAAAGCTTCTATTAGCATTGTATTGTTACCGAAGCCACAGACGCTGTAAGTTGTAACATCCTGCTATTTTTGCTAAATGACAGTATGTCTTTGAAAACGAATGGGTATATTGAAACGATAACGTTCATTTTTCTAGTGAAGGGTGATCATCATGTCCAAATCGGTTCGAATGGAGAAAGCATCGCCTTGTTCGAGGGTGGGCGCTAAGCTAAACATAATGGCTATTGAAAGCATGGCTCAAACAATTGTTGGTTCAGACGATCCTGCTATTATAGAAGAAACGATGAAAGGATTGTGGGAAGGGAAAAACAATCGCTTCAGCCACGAATTTGCTTATGAAGCAAAAGTAGGTAACAAAACACTTGGAATGATTACGTGCTACCCAACAAGCGTCATGAATCAATTAGTTCTTCCGACAGCCAAACAAATTTTGCACATAAGACGATTTGCTATGGTCAACTATGCAGTCAAGAATGTGCGTACCCTCTATGCCATGATGACGATGGAGGAAGGGAAGAAGGATGAGTTTCATATAGGTGCGATGGCCATACTACCTGAAAGCAGAGGGCTAGGTATTGGTGGAATGCTGCTTCATTATGCTGAAGCGCGTGCGAAAGATTGCTCTTTTAAGAAACTATCGCTAACGGTTCGAGAAAACAATCCCCGTGCGAAGCAGTTATACGAGCGGGTTGGCTATCAAGTTGTAGGAAAGATTGATCAAGGATCTTTTAAACTTTTTCGGATGGTTAAAGCGGTGTAGCAGTAGAAAATCAAGAAAGGAGCGAACGTATGGCTAAGCATAAAATTTACACGATGCCGTTTGCAAGCGTTTATCCACATTATGTGAATAAGGTTGAAAGAAAAGGCCGGACAAAAGCCGAGCTCGATGAGGTCATTCAATGGTTAACTGGCTATCGTCCAGAAGCGCTAGAAGCGCATTTGGAAAAGCAAACAGATATGGAATCGTTTTTTTCAGGTGCCCCAATCATGAACCCATCACGGTCTCTTATTAAAGGTGTTATATGTGGTGTTCGGGTGGAAGATATTGAAGAACCACTTATGAGAGAAATTCGTTACTTGGATAAATTAGTAGATGAGCTGGCAAGAGGTAAGGCAATGGAGAAGGTATTACGAGGCTAGTGAACGGTCGCAACCCACTTTTCTAGTTATCCAAGTCGCTTCGTTTAGTTTCGCTTGGGATACTTAATCACTTTGAGGTGCGTACTTGTTTAGAAGAATGCTTAGGTTTATAGTCAATTTGAAACAAAAAATCTTAACGATGAAGGTGAGAATCCATG from Shouchella hunanensis includes these protein-coding regions:
- a CDS encoding GNAT family N-acetyltransferase, encoding MSKSVRMEKASPCSRVGAKLNIMAIESMAQTIVGSDDPAIIEETMKGLWEGKNNRFSHEFAYEAKVGNKTLGMITCYPTSVMNQLVLPTAKQILHIRRFAMVNYAVKNVRTLYAMMTMEEGKKDEFHIGAMAILPESRGLGIGGMLLHYAEARAKDCSFKKLSLTVRENNPRAKQLYERVGYQVVGKIDQGSFKLFRMVKAV
- a CDS encoding DUF2200 domain-containing protein: MAKHKIYTMPFASVYPHYVNKVERKGRTKAELDEVIQWLTGYRPEALEAHLEKQTDMESFFSGAPIMNPSRSLIKGVICGVRVEDIEEPLMREIRYLDKLVDELARGKAMEKVLRG